The proteins below are encoded in one region of Silene latifolia isolate original U9 population chromosome 2, ASM4854445v1, whole genome shotgun sequence:
- the LOC141642166 gene encoding uncharacterized protein LOC141642166 gives MVSAKLGILHYVLDHVYGALLHRTKISPPFFSKGWGGNNLDLLERLIKQLFPELECQNWPPKLINPVWKTVWETKTARLREGAFTTTCDEQLFTALPPECHIARVAFLTPKVYCPQKMACVVHLAGTGDHTFERRLRLGGPLLKENIATMVLESPFYGQRRPMLQRGSKLLCVSDLLLLGRATIDEARSLLHWLDEEGFGKLGVCGLSMGGVHAAMVGSLHPTPIATLPFLSPHSAVVAFCEGVLKHATAWEALRAELASQEATMTLEEVRERLRDVLSLTDVTRFPIPKNPDAVIFVAATDDGYIPNHSVLELKKAWPGSEVRWVTGGHVSSFLLHNGEFRKAIIDGLDRLNWKEPSLY, from the exons atgGTGTCAGCAAAATTGGGTATACTTCATTATGTGTTAGACCATGTATATGGTGCATTACTTCATAGAACAAAAATAAGTCCACCATTTTTTTCAAAAGGTTGGGGGGGAAACAATCTTGATCTTTTAGAAAGGTTAATAAAACAACTTTTTCCTGAACTTGAATGCCAAAATTGGCCTCCAAAGTTGATTAATCCAGTTTGGAAGACGGTTTGGGAGACGAAAACAGCTCGTTTAAGAGAAGGAGCTTTTACTACTACTTGTGATGAACAACTTTTTACTGCATTGCCTCCTGAATGTCATATTGCTAGGGTTGCTTTTCTTACTCCAAAGGTTTATTGTCCTCAGAAAATGGCTTGTGTTGTTCATCTTGCAG GCACTGGAGACCATACCTTTGAGCGAAGGTTACGTTTGGGTGGACCATTATTAAAGGAGAACATAGCAACCATGGTACTTGAGAG CCCATTTTATGGACAGAGGCGTCCCATGCTACAACGGGGTTCAAAACTTCTTTGTGTTAGTGATTTGTTGTTATTGGGGAGGGCAACCATAGATGAAGCCCGAAGCCTGTTACATTGGCTAGATGAGGAAGGATTTGGCAAATTGGGCGTTTGTGGACTTAGCATGG GTGGAGTACATGCTGCAATGGTTGGATCGCTGCACCCCACGCCCATTGCAACACTTCCATTTCTCTCCCCTCATTCGGCCGTGGTAGCATTTTGTGAAGGTGTTTTGAAGCATGCTACTGCATGGGAGGCATTGAGGGCAGAACTTGCATCACAGGAAGCCACAATGACTTTGGAGGAAGTAAGGGAGAGATTAAGAGATGTTCTTTCATTGACAGATGTGACCCGCTTTCCAATCCCGAAAAACCCTGATGCTGTTATATTTGTTGCAGCCACT GATGACGGGTATATACCAAATCACTCAGTGCTGGAACTTAAGAAAGCATGGCCAGGATCTGAAGTGAGATGGGTTACTGGTGGACATGTCTCATCATTTCTCCTTCACAATGGCGAGTTTCGCAAGGCTATTATTGACGGGCTCGATAGATTAAACTGGAAGGAGCCATCCTTGTACTGA
- the LOC141633012 gene encoding uncharacterized protein LOC141633012 produces the protein MGGMGFRYFKLFNLALLGKQAWRLVTEPESLWAQMMRAKYYVNGDFMTASLGHNPSYTWRGIMEARKALDVGDIIGNIRLSASRPPDAWYWEAEKDGNYSVKTAYRLLAGADAAMEFGDMSEWEREKWLWNRLWKVPVWPRVKLFFWQLCSEALPTGINIAFRVREHRNKVIFEAREVQPERVIQRCRDVLDEIEGGGFISHGGREGRRVENQAGERVPAGWIGAPDGFVKINVDAGSKEGVGVGLGAVCRDGGGGVVWGLTIVHEQVWEPHIAEAVSVLEGLKEARQRGHGKVVVESDCLQVINALKTKKKGRSNFNLVLDDIFLLCSSFISVVWSYTCRANNSVAHELAHVHSYGSGKFV, from the exons ATGGGCGGGATGGGTTTCCGTTATTTTAAACTTTTTAATCTCGCGCTTTTAGGCAAACAAGCATGGCGTTTGGTGACGGAACCGGAGAGTTTGTGGGCACAAATGATGAGGGCGAAATACTATGTGAATGGCGACTTTATGACTGCATCCTTGGGGCACAACCCCAGCTACACGTGGAGAGGGATTATGGAGGCGAGGAAGGCTCTTGACGTGGG GGATATAATCGGGAATATACGACTAAGTGCGAGTAGGCCGCCAGATGCTTGGTATTgggaggctgagaaggatgggaaCTACTCGGTGAAGACGGCCTATCGTCTTCTTGCTGGGGCCGATGCAGCTATGGAGTTTGGTGATATGTCCGAATGGGAACGGGAGAAATGGCTTTGGAATCGTCTCTGGAAAGTTCCGGTATGGCCTCGTGTTAAGCTGTTCTTCTGGCAACTGTGCAGCGAAGCACTACCTACAGGAATAAACATCGCGTTTCGGGTGAGAG AACACCGCAATAAGGTTATCTTCGAGGCTAGAGAAGTGCAACCGGAGCGAGTTATTCAGCGATGTCGAGATGTGTTGGATGAGATTGAGGGAGGTGGCTTTATCAGTCATGGTGGTCGGGAAGGTAGAAGGGTGGAGAATCAGGCGGGGGAGAGAGTGCCTGCGGGGTGGATAGGTGCACCAGATGGCTTTGTGAAGATCAATGTGGATGCGGGGTCGAAGGAAGGAGTTGGGGTCGGGCTAGGAGCGGTGTGCAGGGATGGAGGAGGTGGGGTTGTGTGGGGGCTGACGATTGTACATGAGCAGGTATGGGAGCCTCACATTGCGGAAGCGGTGTCGGTGCTGGAAGGGCTAAAGGAAGCGAGACAAAGAGGACATGGCAAGGTGGTGGTAGAGAGCGATTGTTTGCAGGTTATAAACGCACTTAAGACGAAGAAGAAAGGCCGTAGCAATTTTAATTTAGTTTTAGACGACATTTTTCTTTTATGCTCATCTTTCATTTCGGTTGTTTGGTCGTACACTTGTAGAGCTAACAACTCGGTCGCTCACGAGTTAGCTCACGTTCATAGTTATGGTTCGGGTAAGTTTGTGTGA